A DNA window from Candidatus Latescibacterota bacterium contains the following coding sequences:
- a CDS encoding T9SS type A sorting domain-containing protein, which yields MKLCSPSLPVLLVLLMAAAAFAQDWTPVPLGSVGDILAIQQTTSPEHWLTGRAGLVARSNADHTVWTLVDVGTSADLFSVVEPAVSQVWVGAGGGVVRYLDNGVWAQRDIPDAQDFVLHTRVVGEALAVGSQGAIYHGTDYGQTWTPESSGTQAALHGATGVTTGPAWAVGDDGLILKLESGATQWIPRVSGTTADLLAIAENLNLLFVVGQGGTILRSADGGASWSPRMSATEATLRAISVSKNDFNVMVAVGDEGVILKSVDRGETWCRLSSMTTARFNAVEAVSTMEYLVAGEGGLLLRTTTGGGDCQDPLAALPLAIPGGLRLSAPSPQPATARVAFELDLDRDGSYAASLIDMQGRVLREVFRGRSLAAGRHPLQVDTSELPAGVYLLQVRTGDASAARRFVVLH from the coding sequence ATGAAGCTCTGCTCCCCCTCACTGCCAGTGCTCCTCGTCCTTCTCATGGCCGCCGCCGCTTTCGCCCAAGACTGGACGCCGGTACCACTGGGATCCGTGGGGGACATTCTCGCCATTCAGCAGACAACGTCCCCTGAGCATTGGCTGACCGGGCGCGCGGGACTCGTTGCTCGCTCCAACGCTGACCACACCGTCTGGACTCTCGTCGACGTCGGCACGAGCGCGGATCTGTTCTCGGTCGTCGAACCTGCCGTCAGTCAAGTCTGGGTCGGCGCCGGCGGTGGGGTCGTGCGGTATCTTGACAATGGAGTATGGGCGCAGCGGGACATTCCCGATGCACAGGACTTCGTCCTTCACACGCGCGTCGTTGGTGAGGCTCTGGCAGTCGGTAGCCAGGGGGCGATCTACCATGGCACCGACTACGGCCAAACCTGGACGCCCGAGAGCAGCGGCACGCAGGCGGCTCTGCATGGTGCGACCGGTGTCACGACGGGCCCCGCCTGGGCGGTGGGAGACGACGGGCTGATCCTCAAGCTCGAGAGCGGTGCGACACAGTGGATCCCGCGGGTCAGCGGCACGACCGCCGACCTGCTTGCCATCGCCGAGAACCTGAACCTCCTCTTCGTCGTTGGACAGGGGGGGACGATCCTGCGCAGCGCGGATGGTGGAGCGAGCTGGTCGCCGCGTATGAGCGCTACGGAGGCCACTCTACGCGCGATCAGCGTCAGCAAGAACGACTTCAACGTGATGGTCGCGGTCGGCGACGAGGGCGTGATCTTGAAGTCCGTTGATCGAGGTGAGACCTGGTGCCGTCTCTCGTCGATGACTACGGCGCGATTCAACGCAGTGGAGGCCGTCAGCACGATGGAATACCTCGTGGCCGGCGAGGGCGGTCTCCTGCTGCGAACAACCACAGGCGGCGGCGACTGCCAGGATCCCCTCGCCGCGCTACCCCTTGCGATTCCGGGTGGCCTCAGGCTCTCGGCGCCGTCGCCCCAGCCGGCAACCGCACGCGTCGCGTTCGAACTGGACCTCGATCGGGATGGAAGCTACGCGGCGAGTCTAATCGACATGCAGGGGCGCGTCCTGCGCGAGGTCTTTCGTGGCCGATCTCTGGCCGCTGGGCGGCATCCGCTGCAGGTGGACACCTCGGAGCTCCCCGCGGGAGTCTATCTGCTCCAGGTGCGTACCGGCGACGCCAGCGCGGCGCGGAGGTTCGTCGTGCTCCATTGA
- the lepB gene encoding signal peptidase I: MNSTPSRRVRWLRAGREWVLTFLVMAAILGSVRSAVADWNDVPSGSMRPTILEGERIAVNRLAYDLKVPFTRVRLARWAEPARGDIVILQSPTDGTRLVKRVIGLPGDLLQQRDGHLSINGAAVEYSPIEGSFWREDLPGHPHTVRRDDRRPFLREFGPVRVPEGHYFVMGDNRDNSADSRVFGVVERDAIMGQVKAVVGSLDPERHYLPRWNRWFTGLE, translated from the coding sequence ATGAACAGCACGCCCTCCCGCCGCGTCCGCTGGCTTCGCGCCGGGCGCGAGTGGGTGCTGACCTTCCTCGTCATGGCCGCGATCCTGGGCTCGGTGCGCTCGGCCGTGGCCGACTGGAACGACGTCCCCAGCGGCTCCATGCGCCCCACCATCCTCGAAGGCGAGCGCATCGCCGTGAACCGCCTGGCCTACGACCTCAAGGTGCCCTTCACGCGCGTGCGCCTGGCCCGCTGGGCGGAGCCGGCGCGCGGGGACATCGTGATCCTGCAGTCGCCCACCGACGGCACGCGGCTGGTGAAGCGCGTCATCGGGCTGCCGGGCGACCTGCTGCAGCAGCGCGACGGGCATCTGTCCATCAACGGCGCGGCGGTGGAGTACAGCCCGATCGAGGGGAGCTTCTGGCGCGAGGACCTGCCCGGCCATCCGCACACCGTGCGGCGCGACGACCGTCGGCCCTTCCTGCGCGAGTTCGGCCCCGTGCGGGTGCCCGAGGGCCACTACTTCGTGATGGGCGACAACCGCGACAACAGCGCCGACTCGCGCGTCTTCGGCGTCGTGGAGCGCGACGCGATCATGGGCCAGGTGAAGGCCGTGGTGGGATCGCTCGATCCCGAGCGCCACTACCTGCCGCGCTGGAACCGCTGGTTCACGGGGTTGGAGTAG